In Colias croceus chromosome 21, ilColCroc2.1, the DNA window aaatttaatgaaatgaatgtAGGTACAACAACAATTTTTTGATACACAAAACTTAAAATCTACTTAACCAAAGAACAACAACATTTAAGCCATCATGTTGTCAATTTTTACATCACCTATCCAAGAAtatgacaataataaattgGGTTAATGAGCCAAATTCAAGCGATATTTTGTAAATCCTTTTTTTGGTTTGAAAAATACGAGGTATTAAAGAATATAACATACCTATAACTGTATACAAGATTCGCGAAAATCTCTCGCAATAGAAAAAACTGTTCGCGAAAGTATTGAGTaaaccaataataaaattacaatccTTGTTAATGTAATTGCAATCTTAGAcgtaaatacatttaatcaaaacacaaaaataattaccggTCAAGCATTTATTAACAAGAAAGTACGATTCGATATAGTAGTCCTAATCCATGGATAATTTATCCTGGGTATAAAAAGTGAGACATGATTAACTAATTTGTGATTGAACAATATAATGTTGACGCTTTCATTAATTGTATTGGtacgttatattatattctatactcggtttccgcccgcggcttcgcccgcgcagtcaaagaaaaacccgcatagttcccgttctcgtgggatttccgggattgcgtcattttcccgggataaaaagtagcctatgccctttctcgggtatcaaaatatctccataccaaatttcatgaaaattggttcagtggtttaggcgtgattgagtaacagacagacagacctctgtctgtctgtctgttaaaGTAACTctttactttcgcatttataatactagtatGGTTTATTAGGTAGTATATTATAGTAGTATTactaacttatttaaaaaatataatattaaaatacttatcatTCCATTTGAATAGGATACCATTTAATCGAACAATTTTCTTATAACCCACAGTTAATTAttcgatttaaaattatatcttaaaacaaataattcacGATTGCCATTTCAGATCATACCAGCTATCCTTTCATTACCACAAAAAGAGCAACCATGTGCAAAAGCACTACACAGAATCACAGATAATCCAGATGTTATTCTAATTCCCGACAAGGAAGATGATGAAATTGACTATAAATTTGCAAGAGTACGGAAAATCgataatattgaaaacaaactTCCACCAAGATACGCTGTCATAACTGGTAAAAATGGTAATGTAGCGTTGGTGAACATTGGCGCACAGTGGCCCCTTACGAAACATGTTTTGGGCAATTCAAACAAATGGAATggattaatattgaaaaatacaaatataccATTGAAAACTCTGTTGGCGGTTGCAAGTAAGccctaataatatttatccaatttgagaaatactattaatatttattgaatcacaagctataaaaatatttggtgaaataaaaaataatgtgtttgCTTAAAGACTGTGGGTTACTTGCTTTTTTTTTCGGAAACGATTATACTTCAAGAGTAAAACCGGGACGAAAccttttcttattattattataaacccGAGTCTAGAAaaccataaaatttttatttagtcatTAAAATTGATGAGATTATTGTAActagtaacattttttttttactttttatggacctaaaaatatctcttttaatttcatttatattatattatacattttaggCGCAGAAAATTATCCCAAGAACTTATTTTCCAACACAAAGGAACACCACCATGGTGCTAAAGTGTCAGATTTAGTTAACTATGATTGGTTAAAACAATTCACGATTGGTACAGATGGTTGGGGATCTCATGGCACGTCGATGGAATAACGAGGAATTGAGAAACGATGGCATTAATTGATCTTAATAAATAGTACTATTATTCACATGTTTCATttcataaacaacaaaataaatagacCTTTGGTAGCTAACTAGTCTTCAACTAGAATCAATAAAAAGTGATTTAAAATTTCGATTGCTTATAAAGCTTGGATTGGATCTTCTAGTACCACtgttataatctatactatctATAGACTATCACAGTGGTaccagttcctgagattagcgcgttcaaacaaagactatactatagtctatactaatattatgaagctgaagagtttttgtttgtttgaacgcgctaatctcagaaactactggtccgatttgaaaaattatttcagtgttagatagcccattcatcgaggaaggtttataggatcatcacgctatgaccaacaggagcggagccgcattgatgaaaccgcggagcgcagcaaGTATAATCTTAGtacaaataatgaaataatgctCCAAAGtgacagataatattatttcctaagATATGAAAAACttgttacatatatttaaacattgaTGAGTTCATaatgtgtgaaaataaatttatggtAACATTTTTACTTTCATTTCTCATTATAGCGTATTGAGgcaaataaactaaatataaatatttagaaacGGTGTATGATTCTCGGCAAAACACTAATTAgtgtttatgtaaaaaaaaacatgaaaataataaccGTTAACAGTTATTTTCACGTATGAACCATTCGTTATGGTGCGGTACCATAGCTAAATGTACTGTATAAAAAGAGAAATGTtgcttatatatttaattaagataCAAAAATACTACGATGTTGGCACTCTTCTGTATCGCTCTGGTATGtactgtaaaatatattacctatttttaattacaaattattctCCTTAAAGTGTCTTTTGAATAGATTGTCTATGAATTAATCGTtagctattttttttattcccttaagggccgatttttcaatgcttggataaaacttattcgtcgaataatgtataaaactaccattttgaaatcgtattctaattgcccgtatttgacagtttacgtgacattttaatattatcgtgtgctaactttattggacggataagttttatccaagcattgaaaaatcggccctaaatctTAAAAAGTTTGCCGCGATTTCGCCCACGTGATCAAAAGTAATCGACATGTGATGGGACATCCATCGCCCTATCTCCAGAAACAAAAATCATGCTATGAAATCTCTCCGTTGCAACACGAAagacatacaaacaaatacacattctcatttatcataatattatcagtgAAGCTAGTACATAGTACCTAAGGAAAGGATTTAccacaatgacctattatactagtagacgcggcatacgccaacatcattgcactaaaaaacagcgtaattaatacatacctacttactaacgcattatcacgaatacagttgttctctctttcactctcacgcacgagacataatacatgtctcactcatgtacttcgtaataacaactgccgattaaatataaaaagaacgtccagccacgacgctgaatggtgcgtgactaagtgaaactcgggcacttagctgagttttttcttgccaaaatagagagcgggtaacgtatctagcttttttatatatcatagattTACCAGATATAAATTTCACACCTTTTTACCTAATACTTGATGGCGCTGTAAAATAACACAGAGTATATCTAGTATTATGGGTTGGCTTTAGTTAACTGCCGCACGAATTTgttggaaatatttatatttttagttagcTAGGTAATGTAAGATTGTAATCCCAAAATATTATCGTTAGGAAACTTGtagttttttagttattaatttttaaagttaataattttttgtgcgAAAAAGTGCATTTATCCGTTTTGTTGTGCAAAAAAAGCGGACCAAGACTTTCCATGTTCCATTTCACTGTACTGTGACTTTACGGTGCGGCCTGCGAATGCCaaaagcgactttagggcgattcctactcaaacaaaaaaaaatctacgtacctaggtaggttaaaaaactattaaactttatttttaatatccaaataggtagcgaggagcgaagcgacgagcgtgttaggttaactcttgaactgccgcacgagccgagcgagcgaagcgagcgtgccgcggcagcggccggcgagtgccagaagcgactttagggcgattcccactcaaacaaaaaagacgtgtggcactcggggactgccacggcaaagctattgcatagcatgccttcaagccacacctccgtgcccgtcggagtggggagcgtgaggtttttcgttacgcaatttctggattcggtctccgcgctcaaggcccgcgatagtagctatgcaatagcttaaaaaaaatctacgtaggttaaaaaactattaaacttttatttttaatatccaaataggtagcgaggagcgaagcgacgagcgtgttaggttaactcttgaaatgccgcacgagccgagcgagcgaagcgagcgtgccgcggtagcggccggcgagtgccagaagcgactttagggcgattcccactcaaataaaaaaaactatgtagGTTTTCACaacttgtttgtttttatttatgtatcgtaaaatttttgttactATCGTCTAATGCTtagttaaaatgattttacacCAATGCCATACATTTTGAGGTTAGAATaggaaaattgatttttctccAAAACTATTGGTTTCCTAACTTTCCCCTTTTGGTGGGAGGGTCCCCCCCTCTTCCCCCCCTCTCCTCCCCCCACAAAAAACCTATAATACGTGCGGCAGTTATCTAAAGAAACcccagtattatattatgtggtaatcaagaagcttatatgtaatacactggagatttcagTACGAAAAtttaacttgtaacaagaaaatatgacatccctttcacacctaacttggtcacccccacagaaagagataaaaaaacatacaggcgtcattcaaggtcatattttcttgttacaagttaatgTTCATActgaaatctccagtgtattagatataagcttcttggtggtaatatataattatctatGACACGAATATTTCAGATTTTACCGGCTGCTCTCACCAGACCAGAAAATGGGGTACCCACGTCCCCCGCCTCGCGGGATGGATTTTGCCCTGAATGTAGTAGATGTGGACTTCGACCACCACCCAATATCATTCTTATCCAAAATGAAGATATTCCACGAGGGATTGTACACACTCTTCCTTTGACAAGTAAGTatctatagtagagccattttaataggcaacatttgacagttcaacaaaatacaacaacgtaacctagtaacgacgacatagaataacatgatatttcgttttgttagaactgcacatttgcttaacttttttcaattacgattacatatttataataataatgaccgatagaagttattttaagatttcattttactgataaaccatcctaaacataataaacaatttctgaattgaagaactgacgtcgctacaattttgtgtcaataaaccttttttctttttaaatactagagacgttactctaaaaatcgaaatctgacatctaaaatcgaatgcattgattacttgtgaataaaaatcatcataaattaataaaattaataaaaattcgattgacaaatgtttcaaatccgtatcgattaaaacactttaatcgatgtttttaagcaggttacctctcttcgaagataaaattgatagacgtcaaatgttgcctattaaattggctcgactatagtggtgtaatatttattttaaaacttcttattatttataatgaatttaCAGATAATTTATGGTacagaatataatttatttacggatgtaatttattattgaaataatatcatttattta includes these proteins:
- the LOC123701420 gene encoding uncharacterized protein LOC123701420, whose translation is MLTLSLIVLIIPAILSLPQKEQPCAKALHRITDNPDVILIPDKEDDEIDYKFARVRKIDNIENKLPPRYAVITGKNGNVALVNIGAQWPLTKHVLGNSNKWNGLILKNTNIPLKTLLAVASAENYPKNLFSNTKEHHHGAKVSDLVNYDWLKQFTIGTDGWGSHGTSME